The Nostoc sp. UHCC 0926 nucleotide sequence TGGGACGTATATAGCTTGTTTCGGGATGCGATCACAACTAAAAAACCAAGTTTTGTTGAGAATATAGAGGTGTAATTGAGAACTCAACCCCGATCTCACTTTTTCGCGTTGCTCCCCGACAACCTCTACTGGCAACCAGAACTAACCGCCGCCGCGCCTGGGGCAACCCAAAGTCAGCCATGTTGACCACGCTGTAATCGACTGAGTACCCCTCTTGCTCCAAAGCATCCAGGATGATGGCAAAACTCTGACTGTTCTGATAGCGCGGAACATTTTCGAGAGTAAACACCCGTGGCTGCAACTGTCGGATGGCTTCTGCAACTGCGATCACAGCCGTCAGATCGTCAGCCGTTTCAATGCCCTTACCTGCTTTAGCTGTGTGGGCAAGGCTTACGTTGGCGCATACTGGGGAGGCATGGAGATAGTCGGGGTGGCGGGGAAAACCTAGAAATCGTGACTGTGCTACTTCTTGCACTGTTAGTTGGATTATTCTACAGCCATACTCGTTAAAGTTGTGATGATGGGTTTTGGCGTTCACGAAGTGTGCCGAAGGTATCGCCCTGCTCAAGTTTGGTTTAGTGGGGTCGAACTCCACTGCAATGACCGGACGAATACCAGCCTGTACCATACCAGCTTCAATGCCGCCGCCACCCGCAAAAAGTACTACAGCGATCGGGGCATCATCTGGAAGAACTGGTTTTAATTTTGTGTCATCAAAATTTTTGCAGACATCTGATTTTGGTGAGAGCTTTTTAGTTTTCGCTTTTTTGATAAAGGCGATAATATCTTCCCTGGTTGCCAAGAGTTGTTGCAGTGTCCGAATCATTGTTACAATACCGTTGCCAATTTACGAGGCTTTAAAGCCTGTAGAAACGGTATGAATACGTCCCAAAGAAGTAAGCTTGGCAAAAATCTGATTTAATAAAATAGGCTCAGGGGTTTCTGGAAGCATTTTTAAAATTTCATGGACATATCGAAAGCCACGATAATGAGCCTTAAGGTCAATAATGCCGTAACCGGGATTGTGCTGACAAAAATCAGCGAGAAGATGGTGGGATAAATTGACCATGAAGAATGCTAGATTAGCAGCATTAGTCACGGCAGTTTGGCTTAAGTTCATAAAATCTTCCAGCCCCCAAAACTGTATAGCATCACGAAAATTGAACTCGATTTGGAAACGGAGTTTGTAGTAGTCGATTATCTTCTCAGATGACAATTCAAGGTCACTAGAGAATAGGATTACATGGCTATGAGCATTAGTTTTAAGATTGGTCTTGACTAGAATGGCTATATTCAGAGCTTGAGCAAATTCTTTATGGAGTAAAGTAGCTTGATAAATATCAATTTTGATATCTTCCTCAATGGTACTTTTACAAAAATATTTGTCAGGTATATTACGATAGTCTAGTTTGTCACCCTTCGGGTTCAGCAGTCCCCTGCGACGGGAAACCCGTCTTCAGGACTGCTTCATCGTATTGACGACGGGAGGGGAGCGACGATTAGGGTCAGGGTTTTGATCAGGTATATATTGAAAACTGAAA carries:
- a CDS encoding DNA cytosine methyltransferase; amino-acid sequence: MIRTLQQLLATREDIIAFIKKAKTKKLSPKSDVCKNFDDTKLKPVLPDDAPIAVVLFAGGGGIEAGMVQAGIRPVIAVEFDPTKPNLSRAIPSAHFVNAKTHHHNFNEYGCRIIQLTVQEVAQSRFLGFPRHPDYLHASPVCANVSLAHTAKAGKGIETADDLTAVIAVAEAIRQLQPRVFTLENVPRYQNSQSFAIILDALEQEGYSVDYSVVNMADFGLPQARRRLVLVASRGCRGATRKSEIGVEFSITPLYSQQNLVF